AGATCAACACGGTTTGGGCAAACCGCCTGCAAAGCGAGTTCGGCGTCCCGCCCGAACTCATCACGAGCGATTTCTGCTGGGCGGCAAGGGCCGGCGCTTACATCCTGCGGTACGAAATTAATCAGGCCGGTGGGAGTTTTTGGGACGGTGTTGGGCACTACCACTCAAGAACTCCGAAATTCAAATATCCCTATATACAGCGCGTATATAACAACTCATTGAGATTCTAGGAGGGAATATGGCGCGCCATAACCAGGGTGAGTCTGATGGTATGGGAGTTGTGTGGTTGGTGATGATCGCACTTCCTGTTGTGTTTGGCTGGATGTGCTGGTCTCGCTGGCACGGCACGATCAGCTACTGGGGGTTGAAATGGGCTTGGCACCAACTTGGTGTGTTTGATTGGTCATTTATGCCAGATCAAATTCGCCTGTGGCGATACGAAGCGGCCCAGCTTGCGATGAACCCCTCGCAAGTAAAGTTTGCTGACTTGCTGCGTCTGCTCAATATTTCCGGGTACTTTTTCATTTTCATCCCCGTCATATTAGCGCTACGTGGATTTCGTGCGGCGCATCGGCACGCGGCTAACAAAACTCGCCGAGTTATCACAGTAGAAACGCTGCCATGGGTGATGTCTAACCATTCGCCCGCAATCATCCCGTCCTTGTATTACGGCGATCCGCACACGCTGCTTTTGAATGAAGATCCTGAGGAGCATCGCAGCGCGATCCATCCCGAAGAATGGGCTCTGCAGCGTGGCCTCATCGTCAACCGACGGCTCGACCGGGAGCGCTGCCGGGAGCTGCTGGTGAAAGACTTGGGTAGCCGGATCAAAAGCCTGAATGAGCTGAGTCCTACCGAGCGAGCCCTGTTTGCAGTGTTCGGCGCCAGGCTGTTATCGGATGGGCGCGATATGAAAAAGGCCCAGGAGCTGCTGGACGCTCTGAATCGTTCATGCCACCACAACACCTTTGAGGGAAAAAAGGGCTACCCCGATTTGAGCTTGGCTGACGATGCTTTCAAGAAGTATGCCATACACCCGGAAGCTCAAACTTTTCTTGATAAACACCCCTACCCTAGAACAATGCTTTATGCCATGCACCAGCAAGCTAGTAATTTGGGAAAATTGCCATCGTCTCAGTTTCGTTGGTTGAAAGGGATGGACCGCCCTTTGTTTTACGCGCTGAATTTAGGTAAGCGTAAAGCTCCGCTTATAGAAGCGGGAGCAGTTTACACGCAGACCCACTGGGAAAGTTACGCCGATGACACGGGTTATAGATTAACCGAGCCATTTATCGAAGATGCAATCGACGGGGTTGAAAAGTATCTGGCCAAGCTTGGTCTCGTCGACCTCAATACTGGAGATATCCAATGAAGAACCGAGACAAGATTCGTCAATACGACAACACCCTTCACATTCACTTCGGCTCGACTGGTGAAGAACGGAGTGTATCGTTGTTGCCCTTGGAGCGCGGGCTGTCTCTGAAGCGTGAGGGTAAGCAGATCCTCGTGACCAGCGCATTTGGCGGGAAGCTGGAGCAGGTCGTTCTCGAGTCCTTTGGCACCGAACAACTGGCTACTGACGCCTTTGATGCACTCCAGAGCGCTATTGTTTCGCATGGATTGCGCCGGCGCTGGACCTCC
The window above is part of the Pseudomonas putida genome. Proteins encoded here:
- a CDS encoding lytic transglycosylase domain-containing protein, with the protein product MVPIPAPPPDVAQDLVPACMVQAARDYSLPLRGLIAVWLTESGSGEPLKSVNKNGTVDHGPFQINTVWANRLQSEFGVPPELITSDFCWAARAGAYILRYEINQAGGSFWDGVGHYHSRTPKFKYPYIQRVYNNSLRF